The Thermomicrobiales bacterium genome includes a window with the following:
- a CDS encoding response regulator — translation MRILLVEDDPAIRSVLREFLSEEGFEVRGVADGRAGIHAARTIQPDLIVMDLMLPILDGVSATRQLKNDPVTRDIPIIAVSAACQARPRTREFPADDFVRKPFELEALLATISENLNHSSHLST, via the coding sequence ATGCGAATCCTGCTCGTCGAAGACGACCCAGCCATCCGATCCGTCCTCCGTGAGTTCCTGTCAGAGGAGGGCTTTGAGGTTCGTGGTGTCGCAGACGGGCGCGCGGGAATCCACGCCGCGCGAACAATTCAGCCCGACCTGATCGTCATGGATCTGATGCTTCCCATTCTGGACGGAGTATCTGCGACCAGGCAATTGAAGAACGACCCTGTGACGCGCGACATCCCGATCATCGCGGTGTCGGCTGCGTGCCAGGCGCGTCCACGCACACGAGAGTTTCCGGCCGACGACTTCGTGCGAAAACCATTCGAGCTGGAAGCGTTGTTGGCGACGATCTCCGAGAATCTCAATCATTCGTCGCATCTGTCGACGTGA